Proteins encoded in a region of the Ziziphus jujuba cultivar Dongzao chromosome 3, ASM3175591v1 genome:
- the LOC132803081 gene encoding respiratory burst oxidase homolog protein D-like produces MEFLIFIGITGHGCGAVKWKDIEKRFNRLALIRNSHEPVVKWSDFGFCIGVIETWMGKLRRWILSRTLMFMVIRSNIATTDVATGIVMVILMAMAFSLAAKWPSRRSPSLPSLVQRVTGYNTFCYSHHLFILVYALLVIHSMFLFLTDNTIEKTASFYPGKVLYLTLQKPESLSYRSGMYIFIQCPQISSVEWHPFSLTSGPVDDFQRVHIRTLGEWSYQIYSLYQEATSYGVREHPKIYIDGPYGAASQDHIKYDIVLLIGLGIGATPFISILKDIVNFIQNACCNNVRSLSLQSFLYV; encoded by the exons ATGGAATTTCTGATATTCATTGGCATCACTGGCCATGGTTGTGGTGCTGTAAAGTGGAAGGACATAGAGAAGCGGTTCAACCGGCTTGCCTTAATCAGGAACAGCCACGAACCAGTTGTGAAATGGtcagattttggtttttgtataG gTGTGATAGAAACATGGATGGGAAAATTACGGAGATGGATATTAAGCAG AACTTTGATGTTCATGGTCATACGTTCAAATATAGCCACTACAGATGTGGCAACAGGCATTGTCATGGTAATACTAATGGCTATGGCATTTTCACTAGCAGCAAAGTGGCCAAGCCGCCGTTCGCCTTCACTCCCTAGTTTAGTCCAGCGTGTCACTGGGTATAATACCTTTTGCTACTCCCACCACTTGTTCATTCTTGTGTATGCTTTGCTCGTTATCCATTCTATGTTCCTCTTCCTAACAGACAACACAATTGAGAAAACA GCAAGTTTTTATCCAGGAAAGGTTTTGTACCTAACATTGCAGAAACCAGAATCTCTTAGTTATCGGAGTGGCATGTACATATTCATTCAATGCCCTCAAATTTCATCAGTTGAATG GCACCCATTTTCCTTAACTTCAGGACCAGTAGATGACTTCCAAAGAGTGCACATAAGAACTCTTGGAGAGTGGAGCTATCAAATATATAGTCTTTACCAAGAG GCGACGTCATATGGGGTAAGGGAGCATCCTAAAATATACATAGATGGACCTTATGGAGCTGCCTCCCAAGACCATATCAAGTATGATATAGTTCTTCTAATTGGCCTGGGGATAGGAGCTACACCTTTCATTAGCATCCTCAAAGACATTGTTAATTTTATCCAAAATGCTTGCTGCAATAATGTAAGATCCTTGTCTTTACAATCCTTCCTCTACGTTTGA
- the LOC107422146 gene encoding organ-specific protein P4, with protein MKTFFLLMIIFTFSSLLLVPNTITARKDPGEYWAVIMENQPIPKAIQGLLGNIANSRNGGKFAKDFSAETSSNFWTYQGNKNVEPNEEERSFNTNGEYLISEDFVVEPSSNLWVYDGNQNVEANKDIKFRENLVKDFSVDMSSNFWVYHGDQNFETKQGN; from the exons ATGAAAACTTTCTTTCTGCTGATGATCATCTTCACCTTCTCATCATTGCTTCTG GTTCCAAATACCATTACTGCAAGGAAAGACCCAGGAGAATATTGGGCAGTTATCATGGAGAATCAACCAATTCCAAAGGCCATTCAAGGCCTACTTGGTAATATAGCAAATTCAAGAAATGGTGGTAAATTTGCTAAAGATTTTTCAGCTGAAACATCATCAAATTTCTGGACTTATCAAGGTAACAAAAATGTTGAACCGAATGAGGAGGAAAGGAGCTTCAATACAAACGGGGAATATCTAATTAGTGAAGATTTTGTTGTTGAACCATCATCAAATCTGTGGGTTTATGATGGGAACCAAAATGTTGAAGCAAACAAGGATATCAAGTTCAGGGAAAACCTTGTTAAAGATTTTTCTGTTGACATGTCATCAAATTTTTGGGTTTATCATGGTGACCAAAATTTTGAAACCAAGCAAGGAAATTAA